A window of Fragaria vesca subsp. vesca linkage group LG7, FraVesHawaii_1.0, whole genome shotgun sequence contains these coding sequences:
- the LOC101307628 gene encoding cytochrome P450 71A25-like has protein sequence MSSDQILQMLELKNQTLLQALSSLTLMPVLLLLIFLILLWFITSPTTKNSPPSPPKLPIIGNLHQLGSYPYRSLEALAKRFGPDLMLLRFGSVPVLVISSPETASEVLKTNGLVFSSRPKLIVFKKLLYDHRDVSAAPYGDYWRQMKSVFVLHLLSNKRVQSFRGVREEETKLMLRKIEQQSMSSSPDHSVAGNLSEMLSTLTNDVSCRVALGRKYCVGEDGKMFQELLKEFMELMGRVNIGDYIPWLAWWSSVNGLNAKLDKVARRFDDFLDKVVQEHRDIGESDSKKNNGINGKNEDNKDFVDVLLWLQKEKVAGFALDSLSIKALILDVFTAGNDTYAILEWAMSELLRHPRVMNKLQNEVREIVGSKAMVTEDDLVGMNYLKAVLKETFRLYPTIPVLLPKISTEDVRINGYDIKANTQAIVNIWKISRDPKSFNNPEEFVPERFINSSIDLKGNDFELIPFGSGRRICPAIQYVSAIHEIALANLVHKFNWALPEGARGEDLDMTETTGLNMRRENPLRAIAIPYYSRAKYLKDGCS, from the exons ATGTCGAGTGATCAAATCCTGCAAATGCTTGAGCTCAAAAACCAAACCTTGTTGCAAGCTCTCAGTTCCTTAACCCTAATGCCTGTGCTACTTCTTCTCATATTCCTCATTCTCCTATGGTTCATCACTAGCCCTACTACGAAAAACTCACCACCTTCTCCACCAAAGCTTCCCATCATCGGAAACCTTCACCAGCTAGGCTCCTACCCTTATCGCTCACTCGAAGCCCTAGCTAAGCGCTTCGGCCCTGATCTCATGCTCCTCCGTTTCGGAAGCGTGCCCGTCCTTGTGATCTCGTCCCCTGAGACAGCCAGCGAGGTCCTAAAGACTAATGGCCTCGTCTTCTCCAGCCGACCCAAGTTGATTGTCTTCAAGAAGCTCCTCTACGACCACCGTGACGTCTCGGCCGCGCCATACGGGGACTACTGGAGGCAGATGAAGAGTGTTTTCGTTCTGCATCTTTTGAGCAACAAAAGGGTTCAGTCTTTTCGTGGTGTTAGAGAAGAAGAAACCAAACTGATGCTCAGGAAGATAGAGCAACAGTCCATGTCTTCATCACCGGATCATTCAGTTGCTGGAAATCTAAGCGAAATGTTATCGACTCTGACAAATGATGTGAGCTGCAGAGTGGCTCTTGGGAGGAAGTACTGCGTTGGAGAAGATGGTAAGATGTTTCAGGAGCTTCTGAAGGAGTTCATGGAGCTGATGGGACGTGTGAATATCGGGGATTACATTCCATGGCTTGCGTGGTGGAGCAGCGTCAATGGTTTGAACGCTAAACTAGACAAGGTGGCTAGACGGTTTGATGATTTTTTGGACAAAGTTGTTCAAGAGCATAGAGATATTGGCGAAAGTGATTCAAAGAAGAATAATGGTATTAATGGAAAAAACGAGGATAATAAGGACTTCGTGGACGTCTTACTTTGGCTGCAGAAAGAAAAGGTGGCTGGTTTTGCTCTTGATAGTCTTAGCATAAAGGCTCTCATCTTG GATGTTTTTACTGCTGGTAACGATACATACGCAATTTTGGAGTGGGCGATGTCTGAACTTCTAAGACATCCAAGAGTCATGAATAAACTGCAAAACGAAGTAAGGGAAATAGTAGGAAGCAAAGCAATGGTGACAGAGGATGATTTAGTTGGCATGAACTATTTGAAAGCGGTGCTCAAGGAGACTTTTCGCTTATATCCTACCATTCCGGTACTACTTCCCAAGATATCGACGGAAGATGTGAGAATAAATGGTTATGACATTAAAGCCAACACACAAGCCATAGTAAATATCTGGAAAATTAGTAGAGATCCAAAGTCATTCAACAATCCAGAGGAGTTCGTGCCAGAAAGGTTTATAAATAGCTCCATCGACTTGAAGGGAAATGACTTCGAATTGATTCCATTTGGGTCGGGTAGGAGGATTTGTCCGGCAATTCAATATGTATCGGCTATTCATGAAATTGCTTTAGCAAACCTTGTGCACAAGTTCAATTGGGCATTGCCTGAAGGAGCAAGAGGTGAGGATTTAGACATGACAGAAACAACTGGCTTAAACATGCGCAGAGAAAATCCTCTAAGAGCTATAGCCATCCCATATTATTCACGAGCAAAGTACCTGAAAGATGGTTGCAGCTAG